In Gammaproteobacteria bacterium, a genomic segment contains:
- the shc gene encoding squalene--hopene cyclase, translating to MIIKPRFGRTEPQSKGRAVRPEIAARDHDLHAEVEAAVRRARSALLAQQHADGHWVYELEADCTIPAEYVLMNHFMNEVDEVLERKIAHYLRDRQAEHGGWPLYHGGDFDLSCSVKAYYALKLAGDDPNDAHMIRARTAILAHGGAERCNVFTRIALALFEQVPWRAVPFIPAEVILLPRWFPFHISRVSYWSRTVMVPLFILCTLRPKAANPRGVDIRELFVTPPEEIEDYFRPKNRLAKFFLALDNFGRWLERFVPRFLRQRAIRRAEHWFIERLNGTDGLGGIFPAMVNSYEALAILGYPADHPHRVQVRTALRKLLVTHQHGVYCQPCMSPVWDTGLAAHALFEAAGEQADEAVHKGLEWLRDKQLGDEPGDWRENKPGLRGGGWAFQYNNSYYPDLDDTSMVAWIMYRADPQHYWDAIERAADWTCGMQSKNGGFASFDADNTHYYLNAIPFADHGALLDPPTEDVTARCIALLSLVNKFEYRVPVRRAIEYMKRTQEPDGPWYGRWGTNYIYGTWSALSALELAGEDVNQPYIQRAVKWLESMQNPDGGWGESNDSYYPPKHRRPHPSTPFQTAWALLGLISAGCADTPAVRRGIRYLLEQQLVAGLWDDPYYTAPGFPRVFYLKYHGYAKYFPLWALARYRNINQG from the coding sequence ATGATCATCAAGCCACGCTTCGGAAGGACGGAACCACAATCCAAAGGACGCGCAGTCCGTCCCGAAATCGCCGCGCGGGATCATGACCTGCACGCGGAAGTCGAGGCGGCCGTGCGCCGCGCGCGCTCGGCCCTGCTCGCGCAACAGCACGCCGACGGCCACTGGGTGTATGAGCTGGAGGCCGATTGCACCATTCCCGCCGAATACGTCCTCATGAACCACTTCATGAACGAAGTGGACGAGGTGCTGGAACGCAAGATCGCCCATTACCTGCGCGATCGCCAGGCCGAACACGGCGGCTGGCCGCTGTACCACGGCGGCGATTTCGATTTGAGCTGCTCGGTGAAGGCCTATTACGCACTCAAACTCGCCGGCGACGATCCCAACGACGCGCACATGATCCGCGCCCGCACCGCCATCCTGGCGCACGGCGGCGCCGAGCGCTGCAACGTCTTCACCCGCATCGCGCTGGCCCTGTTCGAACAGGTGCCTTGGCGTGCCGTCCCCTTCATTCCCGCCGAGGTGATATTGCTGCCGCGCTGGTTCCCCTTCCACATCAGCCGGGTGTCTTACTGGTCACGCACGGTGATGGTGCCCCTGTTCATCCTGTGCACGCTCAGACCCAAGGCCGCCAATCCGCGGGGCGTCGATATCCGCGAATTGTTCGTGACGCCGCCGGAGGAGATCGAGGATTACTTCCGCCCCAAGAACCGGCTGGCGAAGTTCTTCCTGGCGTTGGACAATTTCGGCCGCTGGCTGGAGCGTTTCGTGCCGCGTTTCCTGCGCCAGCGCGCCATCCGCAGGGCCGAGCACTGGTTCATCGAACGACTGAACGGCACCGATGGCCTGGGCGGCATCTTCCCGGCCATGGTGAATTCCTACGAGGCCCTGGCGATCCTGGGCTACCCCGCCGATCACCCCCACCGCGTGCAGGTGCGCACGGCGCTGCGCAAGCTGCTGGTCACCCACCAGCACGGCGTGTACTGCCAGCCGTGCATGTCGCCGGTGTGGGACACGGGTCTGGCCGCGCACGCCCTGTTCGAGGCGGCGGGCGAACAGGCCGACGAGGCCGTGCACAAGGGACTGGAGTGGTTGCGGGACAAGCAGCTGGGCGATGAACCCGGCGACTGGCGCGAGAACAAACCGGGCCTGCGCGGCGGCGGCTGGGCGTTTCAGTACAACAACTCGTATTACCCCGATCTGGACGACACCTCCATGGTGGCGTGGATCATGTACCGCGCCGATCCGCAGCATTACTGGGACGCCATCGAGCGCGCCGCCGACTGGACCTGCGGCATGCAGTCGAAGAACGGCGGATTCGCCTCCTTCGACGCCGACAATACGCACTACTATCTCAATGCCATCCCATTCGCGGATCACGGCGCCCTGCTGGATCCGCCGACGGAGGACGTCACCGCGCGCTGCATCGCGCTGCTGTCGCTGGTCAACAAATTCGAATACCGCGTTCCGGTCCGCCGCGCGATCGAGTACATGAAGCGCACGCAGGAACCCGACGGCCCCTGGTACGGCCGCTGGGGCACGAATTACATCTATGGCACATGGTCGGCGCTCTCCGCGCTGGAACTGGCGGGGGAAGACGTGAACCAGCCCTACATCCAGCGCGCCGTGAAATGGCTGGAAAGCATGCAGAATCCCGACGGCGGCTGGGGCGAGAGTAACGACAGCTACTATCCGCCCAAGCACCGCCGTCCGCACCCGAGCACGCCGTTCCAGACCGCCTGGGCCCTGCTGGGCTTGATCTCCGCCGGCTGTGCGGATACGCCGGCCGTGCGACGCGGCATCCGCTACCTCCTGGAACAGCAACTCGTGGCCGGCCTCTGGGATGATCCGTACTACACCGCGCCGGGCTTCCCGCGCGTCTTCTATCTGAAGTACCACGGCTACGCCAAGTATTTCCCGCTCTGGGCCTTGGCGCGCTATCGCAACATCAATCAGGGTTGA
- a CDS encoding phytoene/squalene synthase family protein, producing the protein MTHNIMSPPTPEDEAYQQRILQGVSRTFALTIPELPPALARVVSNAYLLCRIADTIEDDPGLSYPQQREFSDRFVAVVAGRMDAQAFADALHPLLSPKLQETERDLIHNAARVIRITLSFNANQRAALLRCVQIMANGMAWYQERETLDGLADMPAMDRYCYYVAGVVGEMLTELFCDYSPEIATQREPLMKLAVSFGQGLQMTNILKDIWEDRRRGACWLPRDVFLGHGVDLSKLPEAATQPGYAAALSELIAVARGHLENALAYTLRIPAHERGIRRFCLWALGMAVLTLDKINRRRDFRAGHEVKISRRQVRATILLSNMSVAHDRLLRGLFRIAARRLPAAPVHATLAAIGRGTGT; encoded by the coding sequence ATGACACACAATATTATGTCGCCCCCCACTCCGGAAGATGAAGCATACCAGCAGCGGATACTCCAGGGCGTCTCCCGTACCTTTGCGCTCACCATCCCCGAGCTGCCGCCGGCGCTCGCGCGCGTGGTCAGCAACGCCTATCTGCTGTGCCGCATCGCCGACACCATCGAGGATGACCCCGGGCTGAGTTATCCGCAGCAGCGCGAGTTCTCGGATCGCTTCGTCGCCGTGGTCGCCGGCCGGATGGACGCGCAGGCGTTCGCCGACGCGTTGCATCCACTGCTCTCGCCCAAGTTGCAGGAAACGGAGCGTGATTTGATCCACAACGCAGCCCGCGTCATCCGCATCACGCTGAGCTTCAATGCCAACCAGCGGGCCGCGCTGCTCCGCTGCGTGCAGATCATGGCCAACGGCATGGCCTGGTACCAGGAACGGGAGACCCTCGACGGGTTGGCCGACATGCCGGCGATGGATCGTTATTGCTATTACGTGGCCGGCGTGGTCGGTGAGATGCTGACCGAACTGTTCTGTGATTACTCGCCGGAAATCGCGACCCAGCGGGAACCGTTGATGAAACTGGCGGTCTCCTTCGGACAGGGACTGCAAATGACCAACATCCTGAAGGACATCTGGGAGGATCGCCGCCGCGGCGCCTGCTGGCTGCCGCGCGACGTTTTTCTGGGCCATGGCGTCGACTTGAGCAAACTGCCGGAGGCCGCCACGCAACCCGGCTACGCCGCGGCCTTGAGTGAGCTCATTGCCGTGGCGCGCGGGCATCTGGAAAACGCGCTCGCCTACACGCTGCGCATCCCGGCCCACGAGCGCGGAATCAGGCGCTTCTGCCTGTGGGCGCTGGGCATGGCGGTGCTGACGCTGGACAAGATCAACCGCCGCCGCGATTTCCGCGCCGGCCATGAGGTCAAGATTTCCCGCCGCCAGGTCCGCGCCACCATCCTGCTCAGCAACATGAGCGTTGCGCATGATCGCCTGTTGCGCGGCCTGTTCAGAATCGCCGCCCGGCGATTGCCTGCCGCCCCCGTTCATGCGACACTGGCGGCCATCGGTCGGGGGACCGGCACGTAA
- the recC gene encoding exodeoxyribonuclease V subunit gamma produces the protein MLHVHQSNRLERLADELTRLFTDDPPAPFVPETVVVQSHGAAHWLQWRLADALGICANVSFPFPAEFIWGLFGAVLSGLPEISRYTPSVLTWRIMDVLADLPGDGSHAPLAAYLESGEGRQDERRRHELAGRIAGVFDQYLLFRPDWIRAWERGEGDDWQARLWRRLVAADHGEHWVHAHDACLRALADEAVPASLPGRVSLFGLPALTPAYLEVIERLARRTDVHLFLLNPCRQYWGQIANEREQARLGGSRAPESLHLETGHALLASLGRPAREFIDAVLELPGAEHEYFEAPAAESVLHLLQADILDLRDRGQRGEFPPLPAAAHDESVQIHACHSAMREVEVLHDRLLAMFESAAREGRALTPSDILVITPGLPAYAPYIEGVFGAATGGRHVPYRVMDRGGPRRGQLTDTFFALLELPDSRLTAEAVLSPLEVPAVQRRFDLDDDDLARLRRWTSETNVRWAWDAAQRQRLGLPATQAHTWSAGLDRLLMGFAMSGEGPQPYAGILPYAGIEGDNARLLSRFLAYLDALLTFRDRLAPPRRVSAWTETLKALLHNFFEAGEDEADEEALQALREVLSGMARDATLAAFAGTIGRGVVGVELEQRVAQMGRAAPAGGGVTFADMASMRGLPHKLICLIGMNDRTYPRLDHRPDFDRMASEHRRGDRVRRDDDRYLFLEMLLAARECLYISYVGSDQHTDESLPPSVLVSELLDVLRTGFTVNGEPADEQHFVTRHPLQAFSRRYFDGRDRRLYSYRAELCVPPAPADTLARPPLLTSILPLKDGEWRELTLRDLVSFFRNPARFLLTRRLGIDLRETTGELAGDEPFAFENYADNGMRQRLTDLLLAGHAPAELRTAGESLGTLPHGQVGERLFLAESRAAMRFAANLRRRLKPAETLALDLEIGGVRLTGAMAGVTDGGLQRYLARDKTHPALQLECWVQHLALNVSRAGSGSEIYLLDDEIRLRPVSDPGKLLKDLLALFREGLTRPLHFFPRSALEYIAVVEKGGDGLDAARRTWEGDEYRKGECEDAHYRLAFGDTDPLDAEFETLARCVCEPLRRHTGSSS, from the coding sequence ATGCTGCACGTCCATCAGAGCAATCGACTGGAACGGCTGGCCGATGAGCTGACCCGGCTGTTCACGGATGATCCGCCAGCGCCGTTCGTGCCGGAGACGGTGGTGGTGCAGAGTCATGGCGCTGCGCATTGGCTGCAGTGGCGGCTCGCGGATGCGCTCGGTATCTGCGCCAACGTCAGCTTTCCCTTCCCGGCGGAGTTCATCTGGGGCCTGTTTGGCGCGGTCCTGTCCGGATTGCCGGAAATATCGCGCTATACCCCGTCGGTGCTGACCTGGCGGATCATGGACGTGCTCGCCGATCTGCCGGGGGACGGTTCCCATGCGCCGCTGGCGGCGTATCTCGAGTCCGGCGAAGGCCGGCAGGATGAGCGCAGGCGCCATGAGCTCGCCGGCCGCATTGCCGGCGTCTTCGATCAGTATCTGCTGTTCAGGCCCGACTGGATTCGCGCCTGGGAGCGGGGCGAGGGCGATGACTGGCAGGCGCGGTTGTGGCGGCGCCTCGTCGCCGCCGATCACGGTGAACACTGGGTTCATGCCCATGATGCCTGCCTGCGGGCGCTGGCGGACGAAGCAGTGCCGGCTTCACTGCCCGGGCGGGTGTCGCTGTTCGGCCTGCCCGCGCTGACGCCGGCGTATCTCGAGGTCATCGAACGGCTCGCCCGCCGCACTGATGTGCATCTGTTTCTCCTCAATCCCTGCCGCCAATATTGGGGTCAGATCGCCAATGAACGCGAGCAGGCGCGGCTCGGCGGTTCGCGTGCGCCGGAATCACTGCATCTGGAAACCGGCCATGCGCTGCTGGCATCACTCGGCCGGCCGGCGCGCGAGTTCATCGACGCGGTCCTGGAATTGCCGGGTGCGGAGCACGAATACTTTGAAGCGCCGGCCGCCGAATCCGTGTTGCACCTACTGCAAGCCGACATTCTCGATCTGCGCGACCGCGGCCAGCGCGGAGAATTTCCACCGCTGCCGGCCGCCGCCCACGATGAATCGGTGCAAATCCACGCCTGCCACAGCGCCATGCGCGAGGTGGAGGTGCTGCATGACCGGCTGCTGGCGATGTTCGAGTCCGCCGCACGCGAGGGTCGCGCGCTTACGCCATCGGACATCCTTGTCATCACGCCCGGGCTGCCCGCCTATGCACCCTATATAGAAGGTGTCTTTGGCGCGGCGACGGGCGGCCGCCATGTTCCCTACCGGGTGATGGATCGGGGCGGCCCGCGGCGCGGCCAGCTGACCGACACCTTTTTCGCGCTGCTGGAATTGCCGGACAGCCGCCTCACCGCCGAGGCCGTGCTTTCGCCACTGGAGGTGCCAGCGGTGCAGCGGCGCTTCGATCTGGACGACGATGACCTGGCGCGATTGCGGCGCTGGACGTCTGAAACGAATGTCCGCTGGGCATGGGACGCCGCCCAGCGGCAGCGCTTGGGGCTGCCGGCGACGCAGGCGCATACCTGGAGCGCCGGACTTGATCGGTTGCTGATGGGCTTCGCCATGTCCGGTGAAGGTCCGCAACCATACGCCGGCATACTGCCGTACGCCGGCATCGAGGGCGACAATGCACGCCTGCTTTCGCGGTTTCTGGCCTATCTCGACGCGCTGCTGACGTTTCGCGACCGGCTGGCGCCACCACGCCGCGTTTCCGCCTGGACGGAGACGTTGAAAGCGTTGCTCCACAATTTTTTCGAGGCCGGCGAGGATGAGGCAGACGAGGAGGCGTTGCAGGCGTTACGCGAGGTGCTGTCGGGCATGGCGCGCGACGCGACACTTGCGGCATTCGCCGGCACCATCGGTCGCGGCGTGGTGGGCGTGGAGCTCGAGCAGCGGGTGGCGCAGATGGGGCGCGCCGCGCCGGCCGGGGGCGGGGTCACGTTTGCCGATATGGCATCGATGCGAGGCCTGCCGCACAAGTTGATCTGTCTCATCGGCATGAATGATCGCACCTACCCGCGACTCGATCACCGGCCTGATTTTGACAGGATGGCCTCAGAGCACCGCCGGGGTGATCGCGTGCGCCGCGATGACGATCGTTATCTGTTCCTGGAAATGTTGCTCGCGGCGCGCGAATGTCTTTACATCAGTTACGTGGGCAGCGATCAGCATACCGACGAATCACTTCCGCCGTCGGTGCTGGTCAGTGAACTGCTCGATGTGCTGCGCACGGGCTTCACCGTGAACGGCGAGCCCGCGGACGAACAGCATTTCGTGACCCGCCATCCGTTGCAGGCCTTCAGTCGGCGTTATTTCGACGGTCGTGATCGACGGCTGTACAGTTATCGAGCGGAGCTTTGCGTGCCTCCTGCGCCAGCCGACACGCTGGCACGCCCGCCGCTGCTGACTTCGATACTACCGCTCAAGGACGGGGAGTGGCGCGAGCTGACGCTGCGCGATCTCGTTTCGTTCTTTCGCAACCCGGCACGCTTCCTGTTGACACGCCGGCTGGGCATCGACCTGCGCGAAACGACGGGGGAACTGGCCGGTGATGAGCCGTTCGCTTTCGAAAATTATGCCGATAACGGGATGCGCCAGCGGCTGACCGATCTCCTGCTGGCGGGTCACGCGCCGGCAGAACTGCGCACTGCCGGGGAATCGCTCGGCACCCTGCCGCACGGGCAAGTGGGTGAGCGCCTGTTCCTCGCGGAAAGTAGAGCCGCGATGCGCTTCGCCGCGAATTTGCGCCGGCGGCTCAAGCCGGCGGAAACGCTGGCGCTGGATTTGGAGATCGGCGGCGTGCGCCTGACGGGCGCGATGGCGGGCGTCACCGACGGCGGCTTGCAACGGTATCTCGCTCGTGACAAAACCCATCCCGCCTTGCAGCTGGAATGCTGGGTTCAGCATCTGGCGTTGAATGTGTCGCGCGCCGGCAGCGGGAGCGAGATTTACCTGTTGGACGATGAAATACGATTGCGACCCGTCAGTGATCCAGGGAAATTGTTGAAGGATCTGCTGGCCTTGTTCCGCGAAGGACTGACAAGGCCGCTGCACTTTTTCCCCAGGTCGGCGCTGGAATACATCGCTGTTGTCGAAAAGGGCGGGGACGGCCTCGACGCCGCACGCAGAACCTGGGAGGGTGATGAATATCGCAAGGGTGAGTGCGAGGACGCCCACTACCGTCTTGCCTTCGGTGACACTGATCCGCTCGATGCCGAATTCGAGACATTGGCGCGCTGCGTCTGCGAACCTTTGCGGCGGCACACGGGGTCGTCATCGTGA
- the recB gene encoding exodeoxyribonuclease V subunit beta translates to MSRRSPASFDALALPLSGLQLIEAGAGTGKTHVLGNLYARLIVETERTVDQILVLTFTKAATAELRERLRAKLQRVLKVFRGGSDDDEFIVRLHTANCDPALAIRRLTAAVAGFDLAAIHTIHGFCQQVLSDWPFAGGQPFDVEILPDTDDLLAEIARDFWRREVTTASPLFVDYLLGGTSKTPEALLKTIKPHVGKTGMEVRGVDDTIDCSDLEGIYDSAFGTAADDWRKRRDEVEKILLNSQALNRKSYKKDSIPGWLMSLDELFAGRPSLALPEKFRKFTRSGLDEGTKKDQPTPGNPFFDHCEMLGTHHAGLTACFESRARTLRRQLLDYCNQELEARLSRLRQQSYGDLLRRTQRALAGPLGDALVQHLRQQYTAALIDEFQDTDPLQYDIFRRLYLGTDLPLFLVGDPKQAIYGFRGADVYAYLQARRDAGTIHPLTVNWRSEPALIHAVNAIFTFANASTAFLLPGIEFSPAMPAEKQREVSNLDGAPFVLWFMQRGADVGFLPKKAAVPHAVEAAVNEIAHLLRLSAENQAYFFDEVKKTGRPLTGRDIAVLVRTHRQAGLIRNALAMRGIHSVEQSQESVFASIEAAELEHVLRAIAEPGRERLVRTALATPLLGCAAETLLDLDDNKTAWEEWVRHFHAWHDKWCERGFFHVFCKLMYEADVTRRLLARADGERAMTNLLHLAELLQTEAGHGLAGMEQLIDWLARHRQARERGTEETQLRLESDEQLVRIVTVHNSKGLEFPFVFCPFAWDVMSPRDSDEPIYFHDLAKNDMPVLQFDCGDPIAQTQAEQESRAENLRLFYVALTRAKNRCYLFWGAVDGAERAPPAWLLHQGDDGWKSDADAFFAHVKAKSDEALLADLKKLALKSGGAIAVETLSEEGPERPTLAAPATGSEKLAARPFDVRIAPAVRMVSYSSLLRASADDRPDYDALTGEGTGTGAETGIHAFSRGARAGRCIHAIFEHIDFTDRGTWQPTVTAELLRHGFSEEWTATIADMTGNVLATPLLSHPDLRLGNIALKQRLNELEFCYPLKPFMGRDLIRLLSAHGAAPGLRQQVEDLEINLGRGYMKGYIDLIFESAGRWYLADYKSNWLGPGAEDYTGDRVLAEMNRERYGLQYLIYALALHRFLKARLRDYDYARHLGGVFYLFVRGMAPTHAAGQGVFHDRPAAALIEALDALVADRRGVAA, encoded by the coding sequence GTGAGCCGGCGGTCGCCTGCATCGTTCGATGCCCTGGCGCTGCCGCTTTCCGGCCTGCAACTCATCGAAGCCGGCGCCGGTACCGGCAAGACGCATGTGCTGGGCAACCTATATGCGCGCCTGATCGTGGAGACGGAACGCACCGTCGATCAAATCCTGGTGCTGACCTTCACCAAGGCCGCGACTGCGGAATTGCGCGAACGGCTGCGGGCAAAACTTCAGCGCGTGCTCAAGGTATTCCGTGGCGGCAGCGATGACGATGAATTCATCGTCCGGCTGCACACCGCGAACTGCGATCCGGCGCTGGCGATCCGCAGGCTCACGGCGGCGGTGGCCGGTTTCGATCTGGCAGCGATCCACACCATCCACGGCTTCTGCCAGCAGGTGTTGTCGGACTGGCCGTTTGCGGGCGGCCAGCCCTTTGACGTCGAAATCCTGCCTGACACCGATGATCTCCTCGCGGAAATCGCGCGGGATTTCTGGCGGCGGGAAGTGACCACCGCTTCGCCGCTGTTCGTCGATTATTTGCTGGGCGGCACATCGAAAACTCCCGAAGCGCTGCTGAAAACCATCAAACCTCACGTGGGGAAAACTGGCATGGAGGTGCGCGGCGTTGACGACACGATCGATTGCTCCGATCTCGAAGGGATTTATGACAGTGCATTTGGAACGGCTGCCGATGATTGGCGGAAGCGACGCGACGAGGTTGAGAAGATTTTACTGAACAGCCAGGCATTGAATCGCAAATCCTATAAAAAGGATTCAATTCCCGGCTGGCTGATGTCGCTGGATGAATTGTTTGCGGGAAGACCCAGCCTGGCATTGCCGGAGAAATTCCGGAAATTCACCCGCAGCGGGCTTGATGAAGGCACGAAAAAAGATCAACCGACGCCGGGGAACCCGTTTTTCGATCATTGTGAAATGCTGGGTACGCACCATGCCGGACTTACGGCGTGCTTCGAGTCGCGCGCGCGAACGTTGAGACGACAATTGCTCGATTACTGCAACCAGGAATTGGAAGCGCGCCTCTCCCGCCTGCGGCAGCAGTCCTATGGCGATCTGCTCCGCCGTACCCAGCGGGCGCTGGCGGGACCGCTGGGCGACGCGCTTGTGCAGCACCTGCGGCAACAATACACGGCGGCGCTGATCGACGAATTCCAGGACACCGATCCGTTGCAGTACGACATCTTCCGTCGCCTGTATCTGGGCACCGATCTGCCGCTGTTCCTCGTGGGCGATCCGAAGCAGGCCATTTATGGGTTCCGCGGCGCCGATGTCTACGCCTATCTCCAAGCCCGCCGCGACGCCGGCACCATACATCCCCTGACGGTGAACTGGCGTTCCGAGCCGGCATTGATCCATGCCGTCAATGCGATCTTTACCTTTGCAAATGCCAGCACGGCGTTTTTACTTCCGGGCATAGAATTCTCACCGGCGATGCCGGCGGAAAAGCAACGTGAAGTGTCGAATCTGGACGGCGCTCCGTTTGTGCTCTGGTTCATGCAGCGGGGCGCGGATGTGGGGTTTTTACCCAAAAAAGCAGCCGTACCACATGCAGTGGAGGCCGCCGTCAACGAGATTGCCCACTTGCTGCGCCTGAGCGCCGAAAACCAGGCGTATTTCTTCGATGAAGTGAAAAAGACCGGCCGTCCATTGACTGGTCGTGACATCGCCGTGCTGGTGCGGACCCACAGGCAGGCGGGCCTCATCCGCAATGCCCTCGCGATGCGCGGCATACACAGCGTCGAGCAGTCGCAGGAGAGCGTGTTTGCGAGCATCGAGGCGGCGGAATTGGAGCATGTGCTGCGCGCCATTGCCGAGCCGGGTCGCGAGCGGCTGGTGCGCACCGCGCTCGCGACCCCTCTGCTGGGTTGCGCCGCTGAAACGCTGCTTGATCTGGATGACAATAAAACGGCGTGGGAGGAATGGGTGCGGCACTTCCATGCCTGGCATGACAAGTGGTGCGAACGTGGATTTTTTCATGTGTTCTGCAAGCTCATGTATGAGGCGGACGTGACGCGGCGGCTGCTTGCGCGCGCCGATGGCGAACGGGCAATGACCAATCTGCTGCATCTCGCCGAATTGCTGCAAACGGAGGCCGGCCACGGCCTGGCAGGGATGGAACAGCTCATCGACTGGCTGGCCCGACACCGGCAGGCGCGGGAACGCGGCACGGAGGAGACGCAACTACGGCTGGAGAGCGACGAACAACTTGTGCGCATCGTCACCGTGCACAACAGCAAGGGACTGGAGTTTCCCTTCGTCTTCTGTCCCTTCGCCTGGGACGTGATGTCGCCGCGCGACAGTGACGAACCGATCTATTTCCACGATCTGGCGAAAAACGACATGCCGGTGCTGCAATTTGACTGCGGTGATCCCATCGCGCAGACACAGGCGGAACAGGAGTCGCGCGCCGAGAATCTGCGCCTGTTTTACGTGGCGCTGACGCGGGCGAAGAACCGCTGTTACCTGTTTTGGGGCGCGGTCGACGGTGCCGAACGCGCGCCACCGGCATGGCTGCTGCATCAGGGCGACGATGGCTGGAAATCGGACGCGGATGCGTTTTTTGCACACGTCAAGGCGAAGTCCGATGAGGCGCTGCTGGCGGATCTGAAGAAGCTGGCGCTGAAGAGTGGCGGCGCCATCGCCGTTGAGACATTGTCAGAAGAGGGGCCTGAACGGCCGACGCTTGCAGCGCCGGCGACCGGATCAGAAAAACTGGCCGCGCGTCCATTCGATGTCCGCATCGCACCGGCCGTGCGCATGGTGAGCTATTCCTCGCTGTTGCGCGCCAGCGCCGATGATCGGCCTGATTACGATGCGCTCACAGGGGAGGGTACGGGAACCGGCGCGGAGACGGGCATCCACGCCTTTTCGCGTGGTGCCCGCGCCGGCCGCTGCATCCACGCCATCTTCGAGCACATCGACTTCACCGATCGCGGCACATGGCAGCCAACCGTGACGGCCGAACTCTTGCGGCATGGATTCAGCGAGGAATGGACGGCGACGATTGCCGACATGACGGGCAACGTGCTTGCCACGCCGCTTCTGTCACACCCCGATCTGCGTCTTGGCAACATTGCCCTCAAGCAGCGGTTAAACGAACTTGAATTCTGTTACCCGCTGAAACCGTTCATGGGCCGCGATCTGATCCGGCTGTTGTCCGCCCACGGCGCCGCGCCGGGCCTGCGTCAGCAGGTGGAGGATCTGGAAATCAATCTCGGCCGCGGGTATATGAAGGGCTATATCGATCTGATTTTCGAATCCGCCGGGCGCTGGTACCTGGCTGATTACAAGTCCAACTGGCTGGGACCCGGGGCTGAAGACTACACCGGCGATCGCGTGCTCGCCGAGATGAACCGCGAACGCTACGGCCTGCAATATCTGATCTACGCGCTGGCCCTGCACCGCTTTCTCAAGGCCCGGCTCCGCGACTATGACTATGCACGCCACCTGGGCGGCGTATTTTACCTGTTCGTGCGCGGCATGGCGCCGACACATGCAGCCGGGCAAGGCGTGTTTCACGACCGCCCGGCGGCGGCATTGATCGAGGCGCTCGATGCCCTGGTCGCGGATCGACGGGGAGTCGCGGCATGA
- a CDS encoding 5'-methylthioadenosine nucleosidase encodes MSRRFGIISALPAEAGSYAGVPLSPGLHASTSTIIRVCGMGAARAAQAARETLQHGAQSLISWGVAAALDPLLRSGDIIVPRCILMDGKNLPVDGALSAGLRRHWRGVPLHDGALWHSPVVLADADKKLAVHTRTGAIAADMESGAIAAAAAEAGAPFLAVRVIVDAQAMTLPAPAVKGVDAYGRVRILDFLRALWREPGSIGPLITLGGAFHRARGRLRAIAPALQAALAESP; translated from the coding sequence TTGAGTCGCCGCTTCGGCATCATCAGCGCCCTGCCCGCGGAGGCGGGCAGTTACGCGGGCGTCCCCCTGTCTCCCGGTCTGCATGCGTCAACCTCGACGATCATTCGTGTCTGCGGCATGGGCGCGGCGCGCGCGGCGCAAGCGGCCCGCGAAACACTGCAACATGGCGCACAAAGCCTCATCAGCTGGGGCGTGGCCGCCGCCCTGGACCCGCTGCTCCGCAGTGGCGACATCATCGTGCCACGCTGCATCCTGATGGACGGAAAAAACCTGCCTGTTGATGGCGCGCTGTCGGCGGGACTGCGACGTCATTGGCGGGGGGTCCCTTTGCACGATGGCGCGCTGTGGCACAGCCCGGTGGTGCTGGCCGATGCCGATAAAAAGCTTGCCGTCCACACGCGCACCGGCGCCATCGCCGCCGACATGGAGAGTGGCGCGATTGCCGCCGCGGCGGCGGAAGCGGGCGCGCCCTTTCTCGCCGTGCGCGTGATCGTGGACGCCCAGGCCATGACGCTGCCGGCGCCGGCCGTGAAAGGCGTGGATGCCTACGGCCGGGTTCGCATTTTGGATTTTTTGCGGGCCTTGTGGCGCGAACCCGGAAGCATCGGGCCGCTCATCACGCTGGGCGGTGCGTTTCACCGTGCGCGTGGCCGGCTCCGCGCCATCGCGCCCGCGCTGCAAGCGGCGTTGGCCGAAAGCCCCTGA